In Listeria cossartiae subsp. cossartiae, one genomic interval encodes:
- a CDS encoding FMN-dependent NADH-azoreductase produces the protein MSKVLFIKASPLPNEVSRSSQVAETFMAEYKAKNPSDTVEELVLYNTEVPLLDLELMTAGRELQAGKAFTDLAPDVQKRLNAYNALTEQFLAADKYVFVFPLWNLGIPPLLKAYIDTFVVAGKSFRYTEHGPEALLKDKKAILIHGSGGIYSAGPTSSFTHGEPYLRTILQFIGINVVPSIFVEGIDHNPSKEAEIVAAAKAVAQESAAEF, from the coding sequence ATGTCAAAAGTACTATTTATTAAAGCGTCACCACTTCCAAATGAAGTATCCAGAAGTTCGCAAGTTGCCGAAACATTTATGGCTGAATATAAAGCGAAAAATCCTTCTGATACAGTAGAAGAATTAGTTTTATATAATACAGAAGTACCGTTATTAGATTTAGAATTAATGACAGCTGGAAGAGAATTACAAGCTGGTAAAGCTTTTACTGATTTAGCTCCAGACGTACAAAAAAGATTAAATGCTTACAATGCGCTAACGGAACAATTTTTAGCAGCAGACAAATATGTTTTTGTGTTCCCACTTTGGAACCTTGGAATCCCGCCATTATTAAAAGCTTATATTGATACTTTTGTTGTTGCTGGAAAATCTTTCCGTTATACAGAACACGGCCCAGAGGCACTTTTAAAAGATAAAAAAGCGATCTTAATCCATGGTAGCGGTGGTATTTATTCTGCTGGACCAACAAGTTCATTTACTCACGGAGAACCATATTTACGTACTATTTTACAATTTATCGGTATCAACGTAGTACCATCCATTTTTGTAGAAGGAATTGATCATAATCCTAGCAAAGAAGCAGAAATTGTTGCGGCTGCTAAAGCGGTAGCGCAGGAAAGTGCTGCAGAATTCTAA
- a CDS encoding amino acid permease, with translation MEEHKEELQRGLKNRHIQLIAIGGAIGTGLFLGAGKSIHLAGPSIMLVYLIIGAILFFVMRALGELLIHNPTTGSFTEFAEQFIGPWAGFITGWTYWFCWIVTGIAEITAVGMYVKFWVPDLPQWIPALACVLILLLFNLATVKAFGEIEFWFAIIKVVVIIALIVIGFVLVFIGYKHGTSTASFSNLVDYGGFFPNGIAGFLLAFQMATFSFVGIELVGVTAGEADDPERTLPKAINNIPIRILIFYIGALLVLMSIYPWSNIDPNTSPFVSVFTMIGIPAAAGIINFVVLTAAMSSCNSGIFSTSRMLYTLSAEGKAPKKMHHLSSNGVPATALITSTACLLIGVFLNYILPEQVFILVTSIATICFIWVWGVILVAHLRFRHKHPEIAEKSKFKMPLSPFMNWVSLIFFGGLLVILGFAADTRIALFVTPVWFLILGIAYQILKASNRKTKIRHN, from the coding sequence ATGGAAGAGCATAAAGAAGAATTGCAAAGAGGGCTGAAAAATAGACATATTCAGTTAATCGCGATTGGCGGTGCAATTGGTACAGGGCTTTTTCTAGGAGCAGGGAAGTCAATTCATTTGGCGGGTCCATCCATCATGTTAGTTTACTTAATTATTGGGGCTATTTTATTCTTTGTTATGAGAGCTTTGGGTGAATTATTAATACATAACCCAACAACAGGATCTTTTACAGAATTTGCAGAGCAGTTTATTGGACCATGGGCCGGTTTTATTACTGGTTGGACGTATTGGTTCTGCTGGATTGTGACTGGTATCGCAGAAATTACGGCAGTTGGTATGTACGTAAAATTTTGGGTGCCGGATTTACCACAATGGATTCCAGCGCTGGCTTGCGTTTTAATACTTCTTTTGTTTAACTTAGCAACCGTCAAGGCTTTTGGCGAAATTGAATTTTGGTTTGCGATTATTAAAGTGGTTGTCATTATTGCATTGATTGTTATTGGATTTGTACTCGTATTTATTGGTTACAAACACGGAACAAGCACGGCATCATTTTCTAATTTAGTCGATTATGGCGGCTTTTTCCCAAATGGAATTGCTGGGTTCTTACTGGCCTTCCAAATGGCGACATTTTCATTTGTGGGGATTGAGCTTGTTGGTGTAACCGCGGGAGAAGCAGATGACCCAGAGCGGACACTTCCAAAAGCAATTAATAACATTCCTATTCGGATTTTAATCTTTTATATTGGGGCATTGCTCGTGTTGATGTCGATTTATCCGTGGAGCAATATTGATCCAAATACGAGCCCATTCGTGAGTGTATTTACGATGATTGGGATTCCAGCAGCGGCCGGGATAATTAACTTTGTGGTGTTAACGGCTGCGATGTCTTCATGTAATAGTGGGATTTTCAGCACGAGCCGGATGCTTTATACACTTTCCGCAGAAGGAAAAGCACCGAAAAAAATGCATCATTTGAGTTCGAATGGCGTTCCGGCAACGGCTTTAATAACGTCAACAGCATGTTTGCTAATCGGCGTATTTTTAAATTATATTTTACCAGAGCAAGTATTTATTCTCGTAACGAGTATCGCGACAATTTGCTTCATCTGGGTTTGGGGCGTTATTTTAGTGGCGCATTTACGGTTTCGCCATAAACATCCGGAAATTGCAGAGAAAAGTAAATTTAAAATGCCGTTATCTCCTTTCATGAACTGGGTTAGCTTGATTTTCTTCGGAGGATTACTAGTGATTCTTGGTTTCGCGGCAGACACAAGAATTGCGCTATTCGTTACACCTGTATGGTTCTTGATTTTAGGTATCGCTTATCAAATTTTAAAAGCATCTAACCGAAAGACAAAAATTCGACATAATTAA
- a CDS encoding 2-hydroxyacyl-CoA dehydratase, protein MIHAGLDVGSTTAKAVALNDQGDILFQTYRRHYSDIKKVTLEIMQDMQKKCGMTEMTFKITGSSGLAISKFLNVPFVQEVIACTEAVEQVIPETDVVIELGGEDAKIIYFSGGIEQRMNNACAGGTGAFIDQIATLLQTDPTGLNELAQNANTIYPIASRCGVFAKTDVQPLLNEGARKEDIAASIFQSVVTQTISGLACGRPIRGKVAFLGGPLTFLDQLRYRFTETLKMKDSDIIAPQNAEYFIALGTAFTGLNDVPLKVDNMIHRLSNMDMTTMATDTVILPALFEKKEDLDEFRARHNQMKAKRAKLEDYEGDAYLGIDAGSTTTKLILMSQTNEILYSFYSSNNGNPLQSVIDATSDLYEILPEKVRVAQSGITGYGESLIKAALKIDVGEIETVAHYRAAREFLPDVDFILDIGGQDMKCMKIKKGALDSLMLNEACSAGCGSFLETFAQTLNLSIEEFAARALEAKAPVDLGSRCTVFMNSKVKQVQKEGVSMEDLSAGLAYSVVKNALQKVIKLRSPKDIGEKVIVQGGTFYNESVLRAFELLTGREVVRPDIAGMMGAYGAALIAREHYETGEVTEMLVLEKLREFSAETSQSRCNLCSNTCQLTVTRFGDDRMFVSGNRCERGERVETKRNVLPNLYAYKLKRTFDYKSLKKSEATRGTIGIPRALNVFENYPLWHTILTNLGFRVVLSSKSSKNLYDKGIETIASEAVCFPAKLTHGHIMDLIKKKADRIFYPSVVYEKPEFGEATNNFNCPVVAGYPEVIRVNVDALEEKNIPMISPFLTLDNEKALIEQMSLAFPEVPAADMEKAVQAGLEEAELCRKDIQAEGEAALTYIKKNKIKGIVLAGHPYHIDPEVNHGIPELITMNGMAVLTEDSISHLGEIDHKLRVENQWKYHARLYRAASFTAKSEDLEFVQLTSFGCGLDAITTDMCQEIIEGHNKVYTLLKIDEINNLGAARIRVRSLKAAMEEREKNNVKPGIMAKPKERPLFTKEMKKTYTILAPQLAPTHFEMLEAACKVGGYNLEVLPAVTPRAVDEGLRYVNNDACYPAILTIGQMMDALKHGDYDTNNLAVLMTQTGGGCRATNYISMLKKALGEAGMDHIPVISLNANGLEKQPGFKMTPKVLVRFLAGISLGDALDRMLYRTRPYEVEPGSANKMFRQYLDAGRALMENYSFGAYKKLANEMVRAFDNLPITNEVKPRVGVVGEILVKFHPGANNNIVDVIEEEGGEAVVPDLTDFILYCCYDDHFAANTFGRSKVKSFAKQSVAIPLINQFRKPVTDALKKSERFEAPASIESIAEKASQLLSLGNKMGEGWFLTGEMFELLDSNVPNIACLQPFACLPNHITGRGMIKGLKKMYPEANIMSIDYDAGSSSVNQLNRIKLMLSIARKQLETTEVITEKETNTRFNPREKILGKAKQVRESAPVEMIGNKVKQAREADPVGAIAQKVKHVASSSEHVQTDND, encoded by the coding sequence ATGATTCATGCAGGATTAGATGTAGGATCAACAACAGCAAAGGCCGTAGCACTTAATGACCAGGGGGATATTTTATTTCAAACTTACCGAAGACATTATTCCGACATTAAAAAAGTAACCTTAGAAATCATGCAAGATATGCAAAAAAAATGTGGTATGACCGAAATGACGTTCAAAATTACGGGATCATCAGGACTAGCAATTTCTAAATTTTTGAATGTGCCATTTGTGCAGGAAGTAATTGCTTGTACGGAGGCAGTCGAACAAGTTATTCCAGAAACAGACGTAGTAATTGAGCTTGGCGGGGAAGATGCGAAGATTATTTATTTCAGTGGCGGGATTGAGCAACGAATGAATAACGCATGCGCGGGCGGAACGGGTGCATTTATCGACCAAATCGCTACGCTACTTCAAACAGATCCAACTGGCTTAAATGAATTAGCGCAAAATGCAAATACAATTTACCCAATTGCTTCTAGATGTGGGGTATTTGCCAAAACAGACGTGCAGCCATTGTTAAATGAAGGGGCTAGAAAAGAAGATATTGCCGCTTCTATTTTCCAAAGTGTGGTTACACAGACAATTAGTGGGCTTGCTTGTGGACGTCCGATTCGCGGGAAAGTAGCGTTTCTTGGCGGACCACTTACATTCCTTGATCAATTGCGTTATCGTTTTACGGAAACGTTGAAAATGAAAGATAGTGACATTATTGCGCCTCAAAATGCGGAATATTTTATTGCGCTTGGAACTGCTTTTACGGGACTGAATGATGTGCCGCTTAAAGTGGATAATATGATTCATCGTCTTTCGAACATGGATATGACAACGATGGCAACCGATACCGTGATTTTGCCGGCACTTTTTGAAAAGAAAGAAGACTTAGATGAATTTCGTGCGCGTCATAATCAAATGAAAGCAAAGCGGGCGAAGTTGGAAGACTATGAAGGCGATGCTTACTTAGGTATTGATGCTGGTTCGACTACAACGAAATTGATTTTAATGAGCCAAACCAATGAAATTCTTTACTCGTTTTATTCTAGTAATAATGGGAATCCGCTACAATCAGTTATTGATGCGACGAGTGATTTATATGAAATTTTGCCAGAAAAAGTTCGAGTTGCACAGTCGGGAATTACCGGCTACGGCGAGTCGCTTATTAAAGCCGCATTGAAAATTGATGTGGGCGAAATTGAAACAGTGGCGCATTACCGTGCTGCTCGTGAGTTTTTGCCAGATGTCGATTTTATTTTAGACATTGGCGGACAAGATATGAAATGTATGAAAATTAAAAAAGGCGCGCTCGATAGCTTGATGCTGAATGAAGCTTGTTCTGCCGGATGTGGTTCGTTCCTTGAAACATTTGCGCAGACACTTAATTTATCAATTGAAGAATTTGCAGCCCGGGCACTTGAAGCGAAAGCCCCAGTTGACCTAGGTTCACGATGTACTGTTTTCATGAATTCCAAAGTGAAACAAGTACAAAAAGAAGGCGTTAGTATGGAAGATTTATCCGCTGGCCTTGCTTATTCTGTCGTGAAAAATGCCTTGCAAAAAGTAATTAAACTACGTAGTCCGAAAGATATCGGTGAAAAAGTCATCGTTCAAGGCGGAACTTTTTATAATGAATCTGTTTTGCGTGCTTTTGAACTTTTAACTGGACGTGAAGTAGTTCGACCGGATATCGCTGGAATGATGGGCGCTTACGGTGCTGCTTTAATTGCCCGCGAACATTATGAAACTGGTGAAGTAACTGAAATGCTCGTACTGGAAAAATTACGTGAATTTAGCGCGGAAACTTCCCAGTCGCGCTGTAACCTTTGTAGTAACACATGCCAGCTAACTGTAACGAGATTTGGCGATGACCGGATGTTCGTTAGTGGAAATCGTTGCGAACGCGGTGAACGTGTAGAAACAAAGCGCAATGTACTACCAAACTTATATGCGTATAAATTAAAACGGACATTTGATTACAAATCGTTGAAAAAATCAGAAGCTACCCGCGGAACGATTGGTATTCCACGTGCGCTCAATGTTTTTGAAAACTATCCACTTTGGCACACGATTTTAACGAACTTAGGTTTCCGCGTCGTTTTATCTTCTAAATCATCTAAAAACCTGTATGACAAAGGGATTGAAACGATTGCCTCCGAAGCAGTTTGTTTCCCAGCCAAGTTAACACATGGTCATATTATGGATTTAATCAAGAAAAAAGCAGACCGTATTTTCTATCCATCAGTCGTGTATGAAAAACCCGAATTCGGCGAGGCGACTAATAACTTTAACTGTCCAGTCGTGGCCGGTTATCCAGAAGTTATTCGTGTGAATGTCGATGCTTTAGAAGAGAAAAACATTCCGATGATTAGCCCATTTTTAACATTAGATAATGAAAAAGCGTTAATCGAACAAATGAGCCTTGCTTTCCCAGAAGTCCCAGCTGCGGATATGGAAAAAGCAGTCCAAGCCGGGCTAGAGGAAGCAGAACTTTGCCGCAAAGACATTCAAGCAGAAGGGGAAGCGGCACTTACTTATATTAAGAAAAACAAAATTAAAGGAATTGTTCTTGCTGGACACCCATACCATATCGATCCAGAAGTAAACCACGGAATTCCTGAGCTTATTACGATGAACGGCATGGCGGTTCTTACCGAAGATTCGATTTCCCATCTTGGTGAAATCGACCATAAACTTCGCGTTGAAAACCAGTGGAAATATCACGCAAGACTATATCGCGCCGCAAGTTTTACCGCTAAAAGTGAAGATTTGGAATTTGTGCAATTAACTTCATTTGGATGTGGGCTTGATGCGATTACAACGGATATGTGCCAAGAAATCATTGAAGGTCATAATAAAGTTTACACACTACTTAAAATTGATGAAATCAACAACCTTGGTGCCGCTCGTATTCGCGTCCGTTCTTTAAAAGCTGCTATGGAAGAACGCGAGAAAAACAACGTGAAACCAGGCATTATGGCGAAACCAAAAGAACGTCCATTATTCACAAAAGAAATGAAGAAAACGTATACTATTTTAGCGCCACAGCTAGCTCCGACCCATTTTGAAATGTTAGAAGCGGCTTGTAAAGTGGGCGGTTATAATTTAGAAGTGCTTCCAGCCGTGACACCTCGTGCGGTCGATGAAGGCTTGCGCTACGTCAATAACGATGCTTGTTACCCAGCGATTTTGACGATTGGACAAATGATGGATGCGTTGAAACATGGCGATTATGATACGAATAATTTAGCGGTATTGATGACGCAAACAGGTGGCGGATGTCGGGCTACCAACTATATCTCGATGCTGAAAAAAGCACTCGGAGAAGCTGGAATGGACCATATCCCGGTTATTTCTCTAAATGCCAACGGTTTAGAAAAACAACCAGGCTTTAAAATGACGCCAAAAGTTCTTGTTCGTTTCCTAGCGGGAATTAGCTTAGGGGATGCGCTTGACCGGATGCTTTACCGGACCAGACCTTACGAAGTCGAACCAGGAAGTGCCAATAAAATGTTCCGCCAATATCTTGATGCCGGACGTGCACTAATGGAAAATTATTCTTTCGGAGCATATAAAAAATTAGCAAACGAAATGGTGCGAGCTTTTGACAATTTACCAATAACAAATGAAGTGAAACCAAGAGTTGGTGTCGTTGGAGAAATTCTCGTCAAATTCCACCCAGGCGCAAATAACAATATTGTTGATGTCATTGAAGAAGAAGGCGGAGAAGCAGTTGTTCCGGACTTAACAGATTTCATTTTATATTGTTGTTACGATGATCACTTTGCAGCCAACACATTTGGACGTTCCAAAGTGAAATCATTCGCAAAACAAAGCGTAGCCATTCCGCTAATTAATCAATTCCGTAAACCAGTGACAGATGCGCTGAAGAAAAGTGAACGTTTTGAAGCACCAGCGAGTATCGAATCTATCGCAGAAAAAGCAAGTCAACTTCTATCACTCGGAAATAAAATGGGGGAAGGTTGGTTCTTAACAGGTGAAATGTTCGAATTACTCGATAGCAACGTGCCAAATATCGCGTGCCTGCAACCATTCGCATGCTTACCAAACCATATTACTGGTCGCGGAATGATTAAAGGACTCAAAAAAATGTACCCAGAAGCCAACATCATGTCAATTGACTACGATGCCGGTTCAAGTTCCGTAAACCAACTAAACCGTATTAAACTAATGCTTTCAATAGCAAGAAAACAACTAGAAACTACGGAAGTTATCACCGAGAAAGAAACAAATACACGATTCAACCCAAGAGAAAAAATCCTTGGCAAAGCAAAACAAGTAAGAGAAAGCGCACCAGTCGAAATGATTGGTAATAAAGTCAAACAAGCGCGCGAAGCCGATCCAGTCGGTGCTATCGCTCAAAAAGTGAAACATGTGGCATCAAGTAGTGAACATGTTCAAACGGATAATGACTGA
- a CDS encoding ATP-dependent nuclease → MRLHKLNIKGFKRHKETEILFSQASFLIGENNTGKSTILKAIELLLSDTMKIQDNYFFEHDYADGLGSCEEVVLTAEFRGLPENAESWRGFKGRVFPYTECEEGINKVQGRSIFYRKTFKPGKQRVVEMQAREKTLKDSLSSVKTIDGFIENGFQESFLSGTIFENKDKSEVLKPKDLGDFRDYFENEFDFYDYSETEIWVENPGGIGGNVLSKLPKVLYIPAHDGADNLGETKGAFQDILAELFSDVRNESDNYKQAQILLNQLADELDPENSETEFGKMMLDLNSTLSSVFSGIGLNAQAALSDANKAIKPTFSVTMTSNIQTPVEMQGTGVVRSTVFALLRYKALRDIEKKSNERPLIICFEEPEIYLHPNAANQMRDTIYELANTTNNQIVCSTHSPYMIDLGRRTGQLLNYLYIDQSETKLTSGESVKCNIVYNKPFNIQEAFKTLIEEEKDYVKLTLKMDDYLARIFFARNVLIVEGDTEEIVLRETISLMPEKMKKNVLSNWQIVRARGKAVIISLVKYLKAMGIEPYVMHDLDSETPGAVKMNEPIRDALNDDTKLITLNNCIEDILGYAAPTNNKPHEAYKFIQEKWDGDYNNISEKWKEIVEILFLNECPKV, encoded by the coding sequence ATGAGACTACATAAATTAAATATAAAAGGTTTCAAAAGACATAAGGAAACTGAAATACTATTCTCACAAGCAAGTTTTTTAATTGGTGAGAATAATACAGGGAAGAGCACAATATTAAAGGCAATTGAACTTCTACTAAGTGATACGATGAAAATTCAAGATAACTATTTTTTTGAACACGATTATGCAGATGGTCTTGGTTCGTGTGAAGAAGTGGTTCTCACAGCAGAATTTAGAGGGCTTCCTGAAAACGCAGAGTCTTGGAGAGGCTTTAAAGGGCGTGTTTTTCCTTACACGGAATGTGAAGAAGGCATTAATAAAGTACAAGGGAGATCTATTTTTTATAGAAAAACTTTTAAGCCTGGCAAACAAAGAGTTGTTGAGATGCAAGCACGGGAAAAAACGTTAAAAGATAGTCTTAGTAGTGTAAAAACTATTGATGGATTTATTGAAAATGGTTTTCAAGAATCCTTTTTGAGTGGCACCATTTTTGAAAATAAAGATAAATCTGAAGTACTAAAACCTAAAGATTTAGGTGATTTTAGAGATTACTTCGAAAATGAATTTGACTTTTATGACTATTCTGAGACAGAAATTTGGGTTGAGAATCCGGGAGGTATAGGTGGTAACGTTCTTTCTAAACTGCCCAAGGTACTTTATATACCCGCGCATGATGGAGCCGATAACCTTGGTGAAACTAAAGGTGCATTTCAAGATATACTAGCTGAACTTTTTTCAGATGTTAGGAATGAATCTGATAACTACAAACAAGCTCAAATCCTATTAAATCAACTTGCAGACGAACTTGATCCAGAAAATTCAGAAACAGAATTTGGGAAAATGATGCTAGATTTAAATAGTACTTTATCAAGTGTATTTTCTGGAATTGGATTGAATGCTCAAGCCGCCCTGTCTGATGCAAATAAGGCAATTAAACCAACTTTCTCAGTTACAATGACAAGTAATATACAAACCCCTGTGGAAATGCAAGGAACTGGAGTAGTAAGATCGACTGTATTTGCGTTACTTAGATACAAAGCTTTAAGAGACATAGAGAAGAAATCCAATGAAAGACCATTAATAATTTGTTTTGAAGAGCCAGAAATATATCTGCATCCTAATGCAGCGAACCAAATGAGAGATACTATATATGAATTGGCTAATACTACGAACAATCAAATTGTTTGCTCAACACATTCTCCTTATATGATTGATTTAGGAAGGCGCACGGGTCAACTCCTTAATTATCTTTACATTGATCAGTCAGAGACTAAATTAACAAGTGGCGAATCAGTGAAATGTAATATAGTTTACAATAAGCCATTTAATATTCAAGAAGCATTTAAAACTCTCATAGAAGAAGAAAAGGACTATGTTAAGCTTACTCTTAAGATGGACGATTATTTGGCTAGAATATTCTTCGCAAGAAATGTACTTATTGTGGAAGGGGATACAGAGGAAATTGTTTTAAGAGAGACCATTTCACTTATGCCTGAAAAAATGAAGAAAAATGTTTTGTCTAATTGGCAAATAGTTAGAGCTAGAGGAAAAGCAGTTATAATATCTTTAGTGAAATATCTTAAAGCTATGGGAATTGAACCGTATGTTATGCATGACCTAGATTCTGAAACCCCAGGGGCTGTTAAAATGAATGAACCAATTCGCGATGCTTTAAATGATGATACTAAATTAATTACACTCAATAATTGTATTGAGGATATATTAGGTTATGCGGCTCCTACTAACAATAAACCACATGAAGCTTATAAATTTATTCAAGAAAAGTGGGATGGAGATTACAATAATATAAGTGAGAAATGGAAAGAGATTGTTGAAATTTTATTTTTGAATGAATGCCCTAAAGTGTAA
- the ybaK gene encoding Cys-tRNA(Pro) deacylase, with the protein MNKKTNACRILDKQKIKYDLREYAWSEDALDALHVAVETGNNPAQIFKTLVLTGDKTGNIVACIPADKTLHLKHLAKISGNKKCELIAVDTLEKLTGYIRGGCSPIGMKKLFPTFVDSSAESLDTMLISAGKRGLQIELAPADLKKVVRAEFAMITEGEF; encoded by the coding sequence TTGAATAAAAAGACAAATGCGTGTCGGATTTTAGATAAACAGAAGATTAAATATGATTTACGTGAGTATGCTTGGAGTGAAGACGCCTTGGATGCACTTCATGTTGCGGTAGAAACTGGAAATAATCCCGCGCAGATTTTTAAAACACTCGTCCTAACTGGTGATAAAACAGGGAATATAGTCGCTTGTATTCCGGCTGATAAAACCTTGCATTTGAAACATTTAGCGAAAATTAGTGGAAATAAAAAGTGTGAACTGATTGCGGTGGATACGCTGGAGAAGCTGACTGGTTATATTCGTGGTGGTTGTTCTCCGATTGGAATGAAGAAATTGTTCCCGACTTTTGTAGATAGCAGTGCGGAATCGCTGGATACGATGCTGATTTCAGCTGGAAAAAGAGGATTACAAATCGAACTTGCGCCAGCTGATTTGAAAAAGGTCGTTCGTGCGGAGTTTGCGATGATTACGGAAGGGGAATTTTGA
- a CDS encoding DUF5105 domain-containing protein, whose protein sequence is MKKGLFSLVLVLAMALVLSACGGPSRVEPKKAGEITVNAVVYNKDTDKIKDVYGEDGSKFEKEFETGFKESFINTFAASFSSDVNIDKQVDDFYKALRKQVNEKTSYTTKVTNDDKESPEIQFAVKGLDMKGVQTELVEELTKAATADPSIATDDQKMAEKTMEIYTKAVQNADAVSEPKTVTLKLKADPKDDSLWQMQNDVAFMQELTTAFFMAGM, encoded by the coding sequence ATGAAAAAAGGGTTATTCAGTCTGGTTCTTGTTCTTGCTATGGCACTCGTTTTAAGTGCATGTGGTGGTCCATCAAGAGTAGAGCCGAAAAAAGCAGGGGAAATCACCGTTAACGCAGTGGTTTATAACAAAGATACCGATAAAATAAAAGATGTATACGGTGAAGACGGCTCAAAATTCGAAAAAGAATTTGAAACTGGCTTTAAAGAAAGCTTTATCAACACATTTGCAGCAAGTTTTTCTAGTGATGTAAACATTGATAAGCAAGTAGATGATTTCTATAAAGCACTTCGCAAACAAGTAAACGAAAAAACTTCGTACACTACTAAAGTAACAAATGACGACAAAGAAAGTCCAGAAATTCAGTTCGCAGTTAAAGGGCTTGATATGAAGGGCGTTCAAACTGAATTAGTAGAAGAATTAACAAAAGCAGCAACAGCTGATCCATCTATTGCAACAGATGACCAAAAAATGGCTGAAAAAACAATGGAAATCTATACAAAAGCTGTTCAAAATGCAGACGCAGTATCAGAACCAAAAACAGTTACGCTTAAACTAAAAGCAGATCCAAAAGATGATTCTTTATGGCAAATGCAAAACGATGTGGCGTTCATGCAAGAATTAACTACAGCATTCTTCATGGCTGGCATGTAA
- a CDS encoding DUF554 domain-containing protein: protein MVLLGALVNGLGILVGSVLGMKLHNIPERMKDTVMKGMGLSVIVLGIQMAFKTSNSLIVILSICFGAVIGEWLNIDYHLNQLGHWIERKVGAKGKSNVSKGFVTATLIFVIGAMGIIGALDSGIRGNHDVLYTKSVMDGFIALLLSTTLGWGVMLSAIPVFLFEGIIALFATQINQFIPADLMALIIEELTATGGIMILAIGLNLLGLTKIRVANLVPGIVVVALIVTGLYYF, encoded by the coding sequence ATGGTTCTACTTGGTGCGCTAGTGAATGGGCTTGGAATTTTGGTTGGGTCTGTTCTTGGCATGAAATTACATAATATCCCTGAACGTATGAAAGATACTGTCATGAAAGGGATGGGGTTATCCGTTATCGTCCTTGGCATTCAAATGGCATTTAAAACGAGCAACTCGCTCATTGTCATTTTAAGTATTTGTTTTGGAGCTGTTATTGGGGAATGGCTTAACATAGATTATCATCTGAATCAGCTTGGTCACTGGATTGAACGTAAAGTCGGAGCAAAGGGAAAAAGTAATGTTTCGAAAGGCTTTGTTACCGCGACACTTATTTTTGTAATTGGTGCGATGGGTATTATTGGTGCGCTTGATAGTGGCATTCGCGGAAACCATGATGTGCTTTATACGAAATCGGTGATGGATGGATTTATCGCCCTTCTTCTTAGTACAACACTTGGTTGGGGCGTTATGCTCTCAGCTATTCCAGTGTTTTTATTTGAAGGCATTATCGCGCTGTTCGCAACACAAATTAATCAATTCATTCCAGCCGATTTGATGGCACTAATTATCGAAGAACTCACTGCCACTGGCGGAATTATGATTTTGGCGATTGGTTTAAATCTGCTCGGTTTAACGAAAATCCGGGTCGCGAATTTGGTTCCGGGGATTGTGGTTGTTGCACTGATTGTGACGGGGCTTTATTATTTTTAG
- a CDS encoding NAD(P)-dependent oxidoreductase — MKIGIIGATGRAGSRILEEAKSRGHEVTAIVRNAGKITQTHKDINILQKDIFDLTLSDLADQNVVVDAYGVSPEEAEKHVTSLDHLISVLNGTVSPRLLVVGGAASLQVDEDGNTLLESKGLREAPYYPTARAQAKQLDHLKAHKAELSWTYISPSAMFEPGERTGDYQLGRDHLLFGSDGNSFISMEDYAIAVLDEIERPNHLNERFTVAGK, encoded by the coding sequence ATGAAAATTGGTATCATTGGTGCTACAGGCCGAGCTGGTTCGAGAATTTTAGAAGAAGCGAAAAGTCGGGGCCACGAAGTCACAGCAATTGTTAGAAACGCCGGAAAAATCACGCAAACGCATAAAGATATTAATATTTTACAAAAAGATATTTTTGACTTAACACTTTCTGATTTAGCCGATCAAAATGTCGTTGTTGATGCTTACGGGGTCAGTCCAGAAGAAGCAGAAAAACATGTCACTTCGCTTGATCATTTAATTTCTGTTTTAAATGGCACCGTTTCGCCGCGCTTACTTGTCGTTGGTGGAGCAGCTAGCCTACAAGTTGACGAAGATGGCAATACCCTTTTAGAATCAAAAGGACTTCGGGAAGCGCCGTACTATCCGACTGCACGTGCGCAAGCGAAACAATTAGATCATTTAAAAGCACATAAAGCAGAGCTCAGTTGGACGTATATTAGCCCTTCTGCTATGTTTGAGCCGGGCGAGCGTACTGGCGACTATCAATTAGGTCGAGATCACCTTTTATTTGGTAGCGATGGTAATAGTTTTATTAGCATGGAAGACTATGCGATTGCTGTTTTGGATGAAATTGAGCGGCCTAATCATTTAAACGAACGCTTTACTGTAGCTGGAAAATAA